The Natranaerobius trueperi region TAGCTTGTCCCTTTACAGGAACTAACCTTCCAACTGACATAACTATTTTTGCATCATTAGATATATTAAACTCTTCATATAAATTGTCTATTTCTGTATTTACTACATCAAATTTTTCTGGGTAAACACCATTTGGAATGTGAGTAATGGAATTTTCATCAACTCCATCTTGTAAAAGTTCATTTTGTAAGCTATGTGATACAGTTATAAAATGATCAACTTGCTTTCTAAGAGATTTTTCCATGTACGGATACACATATCTTTTCCAACTATTTTTGTAGTCATGGTAAATAGATGAATGAACAGTTGTAAATAAAACTGGTTTAACTTCAGATATCATAAATTTATATGCTAGTCTACCAATAAAATTAGCACGCACACCATGGGTATGGAAAATATCTGGTTTTTCTTCTGCTATATATTTTATTAATGGTGAAATTATTTTTAAATCAAATATACCATTCATAGAAAAAACTCTTAAAGGAAGTCCTTTTTCTCGCGCTTCTTCTGTCAAGGGACCTTCCATTAATGATATTAAGGTAACTTCTACATTGGGGTAATTATTAAGTTCACAAATCAGGCTAATAACCTGATCCCGTGAACCACCACCTTCACTTCCACTTATTAAATGAAAGACTTTCACTTACATCTCCTCCCCCTTATCTGAGGCTAGATCACCTTGATAGATTAACGGTATAGCATAAAGGACCCCAACTAAAATCCAAAAATAACTACCTACAACTAAAACTTCAAAAATACTTGCAGTTCCATTTTGAATAATGACAGCAAAAAGACCAGCGATTATACCCTTAGTAAGGTCTATTGCAAAAGGATCTGTTAATCTTTTTAAATTTTTATAGGCTTGTTTAAATATACTTATTACCAACCATAAAAAAATACCAAGTCCAGTTATTCCAAGCTCTGCACCTAGTTTCAAGTAGTGATTATCTACCCAAACAGCACCTGGCATATCATGGCGAATAGCTACTGTGTCACCAAAAGAACCAATGCCTGTTCCAAAGATTGGGTTGTCTAACATACGTAAAAATGCCTCTTTCCAGTAATATAAGCGTCCTGCTTCAGCACTTCGTGCTAAATACTCTGGGCTAAACGCATGAAACAATCGTCCTGTTACAGTTTCCGGAAGAATAAAAGGCATAGCTACCAAAGCTACTACAAATAAAATGATAAACCGTTTATCTTTAAGTACTAATAATAATCCCAAACCTACTAATAAACCAATCCAAGCCCCTCGTGAAAATGTAAATATAAGTGTTAGCCCCATAATTATACTAATAATTAAATATAAACTACGATTAAGTAAAGAACCACCCCTACGTAAAAAAAGGCTCATAGCTAACGGAATAAACATAATCATGTAACCACCTAATGCATTGGGGTTACCAATTGTAGAAAACACTCTTGTTCTGATATTTTCCATATCTCTATCAATCCAATTAGCAGGTGTTTCAAAGGCAAAGATATATTGAACTATACCAAATAGCGCTACAAAAGTAGCTGCTATTAACATATATTTTATTAGCTCTTCAAAAAAGTCTTTATCTTTAATACCTTTTAAAGAATAAAACACTATTAGGTACCATAAAATCATCTGTCCCATGACACGAATTCCATCTATAGCTACAATGGGTGGAATTCCATTTATTATCACAGTTATAAAAGAAAAAACTAACAAAATAATGTAAGGTAGATCACTTTCAGTCTTTTCATAAAATGATCTTTTCTCATGTTTGTATAAAGCTAGTACAAAGACTATACCTGCTAGCATTAAGGCATCATTCCAACCACTTGCTAATAAAGAAGGTAGTCCGAAGTTTCTAAAGAAAAAATCGAATAATGAAAACAATGATAAAACTATAAGTATAGTTGAAAGACCTGTAGCTAAAATGTTTAATCTGTTATCAGAAAGTTTATGTGTTATGTTCATATTTATCAAACCTCTTTTCACCTTAGATATCCCTTTTTTACTGATTTAATTTTAACTAATGGGTATTTAAAAAGCAAGAATAGCTTACATAAAGTAGGTAAAAAACGGACTGAGAATTTCCCAGTCCGTTCTAACTTACTTCTTATTTATTACTTAATGTCATACTCTCCTCTAACCATAATAACAGCATCATTTCTTACAGAGATTCCTCTTCCATCATCTCTTGCAATTAATAAAGAATGGTTTTGAGGAATATCTTCACCATCTTGAATATCTACTCCTGCTGTAAGGTCAGCCAAACCACCACTAGTAGTTGCAACCGCACTTCCACTACCAGCTCGTAGAATCATTTCAGAACTAGCACCACCAATGATAGTATCACCAGCACTTACCTGTACTACCTCAAATTGATCAGACCCTTCAATATCTAGTAGCTCCTCAAGTTCTTCTAGCTCATCTAATTCATCTAAATTAGCTAGACGTTCATCTAGTTCAGTTTTAAGTTCATTAATCTCTTCAAAAATTTCTTTCTCTAGTTCATCTCGTAGTTCTTCTTTCATAACATCATTTACATAGCTTTCTGTTACTAGAGGGTCTTCTTGTGAGCCTGGGTCTGAATTGACATCTGCTAAAACAGCTTGTCCTACAAATAAGCCACCTAAAATAACGACTGTCAATAATAAAGCTACCTTTTTTGTCATATGTAAACTCCTCCCGTTAAGTACTTATACTTATTTTAACCTATAATGGTAATCTAGGACAAGTGACAAAATTAGCAAAATAATCTAGGAAATTGTGTCTAATTTAGTACCCTCTTTCATTATGTCAATAAACACCCTCGCTAGGTTGGGATCAAACTGTCTCCCACTACACCTTTCTATCTCTTTGAATGCACTTTCTTTTGGCATAGATTTTTTATAACACCGTCCGGATACCATTACATCATAAGAATCAACTATTGCAATAATACGTGACAAAAGTGGAATCTCATCACCTTCAATACCATGGGGATAACCTTGTCCATCCCATCTTTCATGATGATATAAAATACACTCTGCTATTGGAGCAATCTCTGGAGCAGATAACGCAATTTTGTAACCTGTTTCAGGATGTTTTTTGATAGTTTTCCATTCTTCAGTTGTTAATGACGTTTTCTTTTTTAAAATAGTTCTAGCAATAGTTACTTTACCAATATCATGAAGTTTAGCTAAGATTGATAGTTTTTGTAATTCACTCAAAGGTAAGTTTAAAGCTTCTCCGATTTTAACAGATAAAACTTCTAACCTTTTACTGTGCCTTTCTGTTTCATAACTTTTTTCTCTTAGGGTTTTTAATAATGATTGTAAAATATCACTTCTAACCTGTTTACTTTTAAGTAACTTTTTTTCATACATTTTATCTTCTGCTTCTTTAATTAATTGGTGAACAGAAATATGTGCTAAGTCTTTAGTTGCAACACCTAGTGACATACTTGGTGGAATATGACTTAATTGTTTTTGTTTCATATTATCTTCTATCCGATTTGCTATATTATTTGCTTCTTCTATTGTTGTTTTAGGTAGGAGAACTATAAATTCATCACCACCGAAACGTGCAATAACATCTTCTTTTCTACATGATTCTCTAAAAGCTTCAGCTGCTTTTAATAATAACTTATCACCTTCAAAATGACCAAAGGTATCATTAATTAACTTCAAACCATTTACATCACCTAAAATAATACTTAATGGAAGCTGTCTAACTGTATCTAAACGATAAAGTTCTTCATTAAAAAACCTACGATTATAAAGGCCTGTGAGTTCATCATAAAAACTTAAAAAGCGAATTCGTTCCTCAGCTTCCTTTCTTGCTGTAATATCACTAATGTGACCTTCTAAATGGTTTAGTTTACCCTCTTTGTAAACACCTATCCCCTTTTCTTCTAACCACTTTATTTGACCTAATACATCCTTTATTCGATAAATTAAATAAAAAGGCTTTTGGTTTTCAATTGCTCTAGTCACTTGTTTATTTATCGTATCAAGATCTTTTTCTAAAATTAGATCAGTTAAGTTTAATTTTCCTTCTAAAAAGTCACTTTTATCATAACCGGTCAAACTTTCAATGTCCTGATTTAGATAGATCATACTATAACTTTTATCATAATGACATAAATAGATAACACCAGGGATATTTTCAGCTAAATTTCGAAACTTTTCTTCACTTCCTTTAAGATCATTTTCTGTTTGTCGTCTATCTGTAATATCTTCTGCAGAACTTAAGATTCCTTCTATATTCCCTTCACTATCTGTCAATTTTGTATTCCGAAAATGAAATAAACGCTTTTGTTGATTATAAGTAAGAACATAACTTTCTAATTCACTGAACTTATCTGAATTAATAAAATTCTTATCATCAACATCAGGAAAAAATCTTTCAAACCAATTTTCACCGATTATATCTTCAAAGTTACAACCTAATAGGTCACATCCTTTTTGATTAATATATGTAACTTTGCCATCACTATCGACTGCTAATAACATTACACCTGCGATATCTAAATATTGTTTAAATCTATTACGTTCTTCTTCTAAACTTTTCTCTACATTTCTTTGGGATATTTGTGCTGCAATTAACTGTTTTTGACTCTCTTTTAATCTATCATGAAATAAACCAACAATTACTCCAAGAAATAAGTAAAAAAAGAAACTAGTTATAACATTAGATAGAATATATTGATCTGGGTTTACAAAATAATAGATCAAAATAATAAAACAACTAAAAAGACTAATTGAAAATCCACCTCTAACACCAAACCAAATAGCTGAATAGATAGTAAGTATACCACCACTAATAGTTACATAGGGAAAAGAAAAAAACTCTAATAAAACAGATATTATTATAATTATAGCACCAATAGCTATTAGTGCTAATTTAGTACTATCACTTTTTTTAAATAAGTACATACCCCTACCCCCGCAAAAGAAAAGTTTGAATTTTTTTGTAGAACTTCTAACATAGATATCTACTAACCTCTAAAAAAGAAGATTAGTTCTTTTTTTGTAACCGTCTTTGAAAGAAAATGAATATAGGTAGTGGCA contains the following coding sequences:
- a CDS encoding diguanylate cyclase, coding for MYLFKKSDSTKLALIAIGAIIIIISVLLEFFSFPYVTISGGILTIYSAIWFGVRGGFSISLFSCFIILIYYFVNPDQYILSNVITSFFFYLFLGVIVGLFHDRLKESQKQLIAAQISQRNVEKSLEEERNRFKQYLDIAGVMLLAVDSDGKVTYINQKGCDLLGCNFEDIIGENWFERFFPDVDDKNFINSDKFSELESYVLTYNQQKRLFHFRNTKLTDSEGNIEGILSSAEDITDRRQTENDLKGSEEKFRNLAENIPGVIYLCHYDKSYSMIYLNQDIESLTGYDKSDFLEGKLNLTDLILEKDLDTINKQVTRAIENQKPFYLIYRIKDVLGQIKWLEEKGIGVYKEGKLNHLEGHISDITARKEAEERIRFLSFYDELTGLYNRRFFNEELYRLDTVRQLPLSIILGDVNGLKLINDTFGHFEGDKLLLKAAEAFRESCRKEDVIARFGGDEFIVLLPKTTIEEANNIANRIEDNMKQKQLSHIPPSMSLGVATKDLAHISVHQLIKEAEDKMYEKKLLKSKQVRSDILQSLLKTLREKSYETERHSKRLEVLSVKIGEALNLPLSELQKLSILAKLHDIGKVTIARTILKKKTSLTTEEWKTIKKHPETGYKIALSAPEIAPIAECILYHHERWDGQGYPHGIEGDEIPLLSRIIAIVDSYDVMVSGRCYKKSMPKESAFKEIERCSGRQFDPNLARVFIDIMKEGTKLDTIS
- a CDS encoding glycosyltransferase; the encoded protein is MKVFHLISGSEGGGSRDQVISLICELNNYPNVEVTLISLMEGPLTEEAREKGLPLRVFSMNGIFDLKIISPLIKYIAEEKPDIFHTHGVRANFIGRLAYKFMISEVKPVLFTTVHSSIYHDYKNSWKRYVYPYMEKSLRKQVDHFITVSHSLQNELLQDGVDENSITHIPNGVYPEKFDVVNTEIDNLYEEFNISNDAKIVMSVGRLVPVKGQANLLKGFKQFLESKKTNEPYYLILVGDGPELKNLQQLASDLSIRDQVIFTGYRTDVAKLLKLADVFVLSSLMEGLPIILLEVMSAGVPIIATEVGGVFELIDDNENGLLIPKEDSEKITDSLTRIFESKDLSEYISKNAKIKVNESYHFSKVVSKTLELYQEYV
- a CDS encoding O-antigen ligase family protein; protein product: MNITHKLSDNRLNILATGLSTILIVLSLFSLFDFFFRNFGLPSLLASGWNDALMLAGIVFVLALYKHEKRSFYEKTESDLPYIILLVFSFITVIINGIPPIVAIDGIRVMGQMILWYLIVFYSLKGIKDKDFFEELIKYMLIAATFVALFGIVQYIFAFETPANWIDRDMENIRTRVFSTIGNPNALGGYMIMFIPLAMSLFLRRGGSLLNRSLYLIISIIMGLTLIFTFSRGAWIGLLVGLGLLLVLKDKRFIILFVVALVAMPFILPETVTGRLFHAFSPEYLARSAEAGRLYYWKEAFLRMLDNPIFGTGIGSFGDTVAIRHDMPGAVWVDNHYLKLGAELGITGLGIFLWLVISIFKQAYKNLKRLTDPFAIDLTKGIIAGLFAVIIQNGTASIFEVLVVGSYFWILVGVLYAIPLIYQGDLASDKGEEM